A single window of Candidatus Paceibacterota bacterium DNA harbors:
- the dnaB gene encoding replicative DNA helicase: MPTSNKIGEKKYQLTNKVGSNATDRMPPQSIEAEEAVLGAILIDRNAMYKVADILQTDDFYKPAHQIIYRTILDLFSKAEPIDIVSVSNRLKDTDTLKSIGGSSTLSALVNKVSSASNIYYYAQIVHQKKILRDLISASSDIASLGWQEDQDVNVLVDKAEQAIFAISQSSITRDFVPLNTELKSAYERIDELNKQGYGSMRGIATGFKDLDNKLSGLQKSDLIILAARPSLGKTSLALDIARQAAMKSKKPIGFFSLEMSKDQLVDRMLAAQSRIDAWKIRTGHLSAEGELNDFTILRDAMDTLSQCPVYIDDTPSPTILQIRTMARRLQTEVGLGLIVIDYLQLIQPANSAQSMVQQVTEISRGLKAIARELNVPVLALSQLSRDVEKRDGDQKPRLSDLRESGSIEQDADIVMFIYRKDKVRGGGFGITNTDNQPETYNHTPIADIIIAKHRNGPTGQIQLYFNQDIASFTDMDSSAEGFEQYGEDENSIPPEDL, from the coding sequence ATGCCTACTAGCAACAAAATCGGAGAAAAAAAATATCAGCTTACTAATAAGGTGGGTTCGAACGCGACAGATAGAATGCCACCACAGAGTATTGAAGCAGAGGAGGCCGTGCTCGGCGCTATTCTTATAGATAGAAATGCCATGTACAAAGTCGCTGATATTTTACAAACGGATGATTTTTATAAACCAGCCCATCAAATTATTTATAGAACCATCCTAGACCTTTTTTCCAAAGCGGAACCAATTGATATAGTCAGCGTCAGCAATCGTCTTAAAGATACCGATACTTTAAAAAGTATTGGCGGTTCCAGCACTTTAAGCGCTTTGGTTAATAAAGTTTCCAGCGCCTCCAATATTTATTATTATGCTCAGATAGTCCACCAGAAGAAGATTTTAAGAGACCTGATTAGCGCTTCTTCTGATATTGCTTCCTTGGGCTGGCAAGAAGACCAAGACGTAAACGTCTTGGTAGACAAGGCCGAACAAGCTATTTTCGCTATTTCTCAAAGTTCTATTACCAGAGACTTTGTTCCTTTAAATACTGAATTAAAATCAGCTTATGAAAGAATTGACGAATTAAATAAACAAGGGTATGGCTCTATGCGTGGCATCGCCACCGGCTTCAAAGATTTGGATAATAAACTTTCTGGATTACAAAAATCAGATTTGATTATTTTAGCAGCCAGGCCATCTTTAGGAAAAACCTCTTTAGCTTTAGATATCGCTCGACAAGCAGCTATGAAGAGCAAAAAGCCTATTGGGTTTTTTAGCTTAGAAATGTCTAAGGATCAGTTGGTAGACAGAATGTTGGCAGCCCAATCAAGAATTGATGCCTGGAAAATTAGAACTGGCCATTTATCGGCAGAGGGAGAACTAAATGATTTTACGATATTAAGAGATGCCATGGACACTCTATCACAATGTCCAGTTTATATAGACGACACCCCTTCCCCCACTATTTTGCAAATAAGAACCATGGCTCGTAGATTACAGACAGAGGTTGGCTTGGGTTTGATTGTTATCGATTATTTGCAGTTGATACAACCGGCTAATAGCGCTCAAAGCATGGTCCAACAAGTTACAGAAATATCCAGAGGTTTAAAAGCGATTGCCAGGGAATTAAATGTTCCCGTTCTCGCCCTCTCGCAATTATCGCGTGATGTGGAAAAAAGAGATGGAGATCAAAAACCTCGTCTATCTGATTTAAGAGAAAGCGGGTCTATCGAACAAGATGCCGATATCGTTATGTTTATTTATAGGAAAGATAAGGTGAGGGGCGGCGGTTTTGGTATTACTAATACCGACAACCAGCCCGAAACGTATAACCATACGCCAATTGCCGATATTATTATCGCCAAACACAGAAACGGGCCTACCGGCCAAATACAGCTATACTTTAATCAAGATATTGCTAGCTTTACCGATATGGATAGCAGTGCTGAAGGTTTTGAACAATATGGTGAAGACGAAAACTCTATTCCGCCGGAGGATTTATAA
- the cysS gene encoding cysteine--tRNA ligase, translated as MSLKFYNTLSRQLEEFVPLDPPNVGLYTCGPTVYMYAHIGNLRTYIFEDILKRVLLTHNYKVNHVMNITDVGHLTSDADTGEDKLEKEAIKEKKNAWEIAAFYTTAFQKDLEELNIIPPNIWCKATEHINEQIELIQRLENKGFTYKTSDGIYFDTSKLADYGKLAGLNIEGLRAGIRVEMIAEKKNPTDFALWKFSPIGIKRQMEWDSPWGKGFPGWHIECAAMSMKYLGETFDIHCGGIDHIPVHHTNEIAEAEAATGKPFVKYWLHGEFLELKEGRMGKSEGNAILVSTLKEKGFDPLSYRYLILNTHYRKKIEFDWDSLAAAQMSLQNLKQTIANIQLMADLLTYYPTYRDLLKETKTDFGSNYEAIIRAFNEACDTDLNMPQALASLNIFLNKYQEKLDFENASEILNTIAKMDTILGLKLLPKVHELIPANLVSLLDSRKNKREEKDWAESDRLRNEIESLGFWVKDTPRGQIIEIKGTN; from the coding sequence ATGAGCCTTAAGTTCTACAACACACTTTCGCGTCAATTAGAAGAATTTGTTCCTCTTGACCCGCCCAACGTCGGTCTTTATACCTGCGGGCCCACTGTATATATGTATGCCCATATAGGCAATCTGCGAACCTATATTTTTGAGGATATTTTAAAAAGAGTCCTTCTGACGCACAATTATAAAGTCAACCACGTCATGAACATCACCGACGTAGGACATTTGACTTCTGATGCAGATACTGGTGAAGATAAGCTAGAGAAAGAGGCTATCAAGGAAAAGAAAAACGCTTGGGAAATAGCGGCCTTTTATACAACTGCCTTCCAAAAAGATTTAGAAGAGCTGAATATCATCCCCCCTAATATTTGGTGCAAGGCAACTGAGCATATTAATGAACAAATCGAATTGATACAAAGGTTAGAAAACAAAGGCTTTACTTACAAAACTAGCGACGGTATTTATTTTGATACCTCCAAGCTCGCTGATTATGGAAAATTGGCGGGACTTAATATTGAAGGGTTAAGAGCCGGCATCAGAGTAGAAATGATAGCCGAGAAGAAGAATCCTACCGATTTTGCCTTATGGAAATTTTCTCCGATTGGAATAAAACGGCAAATGGAATGGGATTCTCCTTGGGGTAAAGGTTTCCCCGGCTGGCACATAGAGTGCGCGGCGATGTCCATGAAATATTTAGGCGAAACTTTTGACATTCATTGCGGAGGCATAGACCATATTCCAGTCCATCATACTAATGAAATCGCTGAGGCAGAAGCGGCTACCGGCAAGCCCTTTGTTAAATATTGGCTTCATGGGGAATTTTTAGAGCTAAAAGAGGGGCGTATGGGCAAATCCGAAGGCAATGCTATCCTCGTCTCAACCTTAAAAGAAAAAGGCTTTGACCCCCTCTCTTATAGATACCTAATCTTAAATACTCATTACCGAAAAAAAATTGAGTTTGATTGGGACTCATTGGCAGCGGCGCAAATGTCTTTGCAGAACCTGAAGCAGACTATCGCCAATATTCAGCTAATGGCTGACCTTCTGACATATTACCCTACTTATCGCGACCTGCTTAAAGAAACTAAGACTGATTTTGGGTCTAATTACGAGGCAATCATAAGGGCTTTTAATGAAGCTTGCGATACGGATTTAAATATGCCGCAAGCTTTAGCTAGCTTAAACATTTTCTTAAATAAATACCAAGAAAAATTGGATTTTGAAAATGCTAGCGAGATTTTGAACACTATTGCAAAAATGGATACTATTTTAGGATTGAAACTCTTGCCCAAAGTTCATGAATTAATTCCTGCCAATTTGGTTTCTCTGCTTGATAGCAGAAAAAATAAAAGAGAGGAAAAAGACTGGGCAGAATCAGATAGGCTTAGAAATGAAATCGAAAGTTTAGGCTTTTGGGTCAAAGATACTCCCCGAGGTCAAATTATTGAAATCAAGGGAACAAATTAA
- a CDS encoding CorA family divalent cation transporter, with the protein MLIIKNRCTWIDIGLPNEQDINYLKNEYKLPPHVLAGLMEQSPRQSVNRHGDLLYAVFHFPFWEDAQQLTRPLELDVILTKDTIITIRYENNVEPIEQILANCAPEEIGEKYLNSTPYVFLEKLLETYFEYCDREIRHINDKLTAVEKEILDRHTSDHVLVLKLAMLKRDILSFRRIASLNRNIIDSLKIMGTTFYGKDSETYFDILVNDSFKMNNTIEGFSDIINSLESTFNTLVSTEVNRLTGVYTYISLFIWPALLVFSIYQINSRDLPLINLPFSWVYILALGATLSVIVFAILKKKNII; encoded by the coding sequence ATGCTTATTATAAAAAATAGATGCACTTGGATTGATATCGGCCTGCCTAATGAGCAAGATATCAATTATCTCAAAAACGAGTATAAACTTCCCCCCCATGTTTTGGCCGGGTTAATGGAGCAATCGCCCCGACAAAGTGTAAATAGGCATGGCGATTTACTTTACGCCGTCTTCCATTTCCCCTTTTGGGAGGATGCTCAACAATTAACTAGGCCCTTAGAGCTAGATGTCATATTAACCAAAGACACTATCATTACGATACGCTACGAAAACAATGTCGAACCGATTGAGCAAATCTTAGCCAATTGCGCCCCAGAGGAAATCGGCGAGAAATATCTTAACTCCACCCCTTATGTATTTCTGGAAAAACTCTTAGAAACTTATTTCGAATATTGCGACAGAGAAATTAGACATATCAACGATAAGCTTACTGCCGTTGAGAAAGAAATTCTTGATCGCCATACATCAGATCATGTCTTGGTGCTGAAACTGGCTATGTTAAAAAGAGATATCCTAAGCTTTAGAAGGATAGCGAGCCTCAATCGAAACATCATTGACTCCCTTAAGATTATGGGGACCACTTTCTATGGCAAAGACTCAGAAACCTATTTTGATATTTTGGTTAATGACAGCTTCAAGATGAATAACACTATCGAGGGCTTTAGTGATATTATTAATTCTTTGGAAAGCACTTTTAATACCCTGGTTTCCACTGAAGTAAATCGCCTAACCGGAGTCTATACCTACATCTCCCTGTTTATTTGGCCGGCTCTGCTCGTCTTTTCTATTTATCAAATTAATAGCAGAGACTTACCCTTAATAAATCTCCCCTTTAGCTGGGTCTATATTTTGGCTTTAGGCGCAACTTTATCAGTTATCGTTTTTGCTATACTTAAAAAGAAAAATATTATTTAA
- a CDS encoding nucleotide exchange factor GrpE: protein MTNKKNSAPNADNQTSAPKISEIPQENLNQLETLQQKIEQLEEEKEKYLKGWQQERADILNYKQKENERISEAIKFANQALLKDLIGVMDNFDFTVANLESLEQADGDKPKNWEVMLKGIYLVKSNLEKLLTDYGLAKIPALGIPFNPAVHEAVNYANDPTQPADIITEELQSGYSLEGRTLRPAKVIVNSPPSAESKNGE from the coding sequence ATGACAAATAAAAAAAATTCGGCCCCAAATGCCGATAACCAAACGAGCGCTCCAAAAATATCTGAAATACCGCAAGAAAATCTCAACCAATTAGAAACACTGCAGCAAAAAATAGAACAGTTAGAAGAAGAGAAAGAAAAATACCTTAAAGGTTGGCAACAGGAAAGAGCGGACATTTTGAACTATAAGCAAAAAGAAAATGAACGAATAAGCGAAGCCATTAAGTTTGCTAACCAGGCGCTTCTCAAAGACCTTATTGGTGTGATGGATAATTTTGATTTTACCGTAGCCAACTTAGAATCTTTGGAGCAAGCTGACGGCGATAAACCAAAAAATTGGGAGGTGATGTTAAAGGGGATTTATCTTGTGAAAAGTAATCTGGAAAAGCTTTTGACTGATTATGGGCTGGCTAAAATTCCTGCCTTAGGTATTCCCTTCAATCCTGCGGTGCATGAAGCGGTAAACTATGCTAATGACCCCACCCAGCCTGCTGATATTATTACAGAGGAATTGCAGAGCGGTTATAGTCTGGAAGGACGCACTCTTAGGCCCGCTAAGGTTATCGTAAACTCTCCTCCCTCAGCAGAATCGAAAAATGGTGAATGA
- the dnaK gene encoding molecular chaperone DnaK: MSKIIGIDLGTTYSEMSVFENGQPKVLENSDGERTTPSVVAINKNGERLVGMLAKRQAIINPTNTIFSVKRLIGRKFSDETVQQDKKILPYEIREAANGGVEIKMADKWYKPEEISAMILQKLKADAEKYFGEPVNEAVITVPAYFDDSERQATKNAGEIAGLKVTRILNEPTAAALAYGFNKKSNSKLVVYDFGGGTLDVSVIEVVNDLKDEKAGDKGGEEVTVLSTGGDSHLGGDDFDQRIIDWVIGEFKKENSIDLSKDPLALQRIKEASEKAKRELSTSLESEINLPFIASDSANTPKHLVMKITRAKFEELTRDLVDKSIERLKGTLASANLTLKDIDDVILVGGTTRIPMVQQRIKDLTGKEPKKDINPDEVVSMGAAIVAGNSNGSSQGILLIDITPLTLSIETMGGVATPMIPKNTYIPYKHTQIFSTAENNQPSVEIHIVQGERPMAADNKTLGKFILDGIMPAPRGVPQIEVTFDIDSNGILNVTAADKATGKSQSVRIEGSTGLSKEDVEKMKQEAEKFADEDKKKKDLIEAQNQANALTYTAESALKDAGDKITPELKTKIEEKINHLKTVATQNNLEEIKLASEDLSATLQEIGKTMYQTKEEPKKEDAQPQSEEPKT; this comes from the coding sequence ATGTCTAAAATTATTGGAATTGATTTGGGAACCACTTACTCAGAAATGTCTGTTTTTGAAAATGGTCAACCTAAAGTATTGGAAAATAGCGATGGAGAGAGAACCACTCCTTCCGTTGTGGCTATTAATAAAAATGGAGAACGTCTGGTAGGCATGCTAGCCAAAAGGCAGGCTATTATTAACCCTACCAACACGATTTTCTCTGTGAAAAGACTAATCGGGAGAAAGTTTTCCGATGAAACTGTGCAGCAAGATAAAAAGATTTTGCCTTATGAAATTCGCGAGGCTGCGAATGGCGGTGTAGAAATTAAAATGGCTGATAAATGGTATAAACCGGAAGAAATTTCCGCTATGATTTTGCAGAAGCTTAAGGCTGATGCCGAAAAATATTTTGGTGAACCAGTGAATGAAGCTGTTATTACCGTGCCTGCTTATTTTGATGATTCGGAGCGTCAAGCTACTAAAAACGCTGGTGAAATTGCTGGCTTAAAAGTTACTAGAATTTTGAACGAACCAACTGCTGCTGCTCTGGCTTATGGTTTTAATAAAAAAAGCAATAGCAAATTGGTTGTTTATGATTTTGGCGGCGGCACCCTAGATGTTTCTGTTATTGAAGTTGTGAATGACCTGAAAGATGAAAAGGCTGGTGACAAAGGTGGGGAAGAGGTGACAGTGCTCTCTACTGGCGGCGATAGCCACTTAGGTGGAGATGACTTTGACCAAAGAATTATAGATTGGGTTATCGGAGAATTTAAAAAAGAAAATAGCATTGACCTCTCCAAAGACCCTTTGGCTTTGCAAAGAATTAAAGAGGCTTCCGAAAAAGCCAAGAGAGAACTGTCTACTTCCCTGGAAAGCGAAATCAATCTGCCTTTTATTGCTTCCGATAGCGCTAACACTCCCAAGCATTTGGTTATGAAGATTACTCGCGCTAAATTTGAGGAATTAACGCGCGATTTAGTAGATAAATCTATTGAGAGATTAAAAGGCACCCTAGCTTCGGCTAATTTAACCCTCAAAGATATTGATGATGTTATCCTTGTGGGCGGAACCACTCGTATTCCTATGGTACAACAGAGAATCAAAGATCTGACCGGCAAGGAACCCAAGAAAGATATTAATCCCGACGAGGTAGTTTCTATGGGAGCGGCTATTGTGGCTGGCAATTCTAATGGTTCCAGCCAAGGAATACTTCTTATTGATATTACGCCCTTAACTTTGTCTATCGAAACTATGGGTGGTGTTGCTACCCCCATGATTCCCAAAAACACTTACATTCCTTATAAACACACGCAAATATTTTCCACAGCAGAAAATAACCAACCTTCTGTAGAGATTCATATAGTGCAAGGAGAAAGGCCGATGGCTGCGGACAATAAAACATTAGGGAAATTTATTCTTGATGGTATTATGCCGGCGCCTCGGGGCGTTCCCCAAATTGAAGTCACTTTCGATATCGATTCTAATGGCATTTTGAATGTTACCGCCGCTGATAAAGCTACGGGCAAAAGTCAGTCTGTCAGAATAGAGGGTTCTACTGGCCTCTCCAAAGAAGATGTAGAAAAGATGAAACAGGAAGCAGAAAAATTTGCCGATGAAGATAAGAAGAAGAAAGACCTAATTGAAGCGCAAAATCAGGCGAATGCTTTGACCTATACCGCCGAGTCCGCGCTTAAAGACGCTGGCGATAAGATAACTCCTGAGCTTAAAACTAAAATTGAAGAGAAGATTAATCATCTTAAAACAGTGGCTACTCAAAATAATTTAGAAGAAATTAAGTTGGCAAGCGAAGATTTAAGCGCCACTCTGCAAGAAATTGGTAAGACTATGTATCAGACAAAAGAAGAACCCAAAAAGGAAGATGCTCAGCCTCAGTCAGAAGAGCCCAAGACTTAA
- a CDS encoding DnaJ domain-containing protein — protein sequence MRDYYQTLGIKENASQEEIKRAFHQLAYKYHPDRPGGDEDKFKEINEAYQTLNDPQKRAQYDAMRRGGFDFSGTNGYQGEAARGFGGFNDFSDFGFDFSQFGNFGSFSGNRQASGEEKLNIEITPNDITRGMEREMAYEDIVDCPTCHGSGAEPGYGFKTCPVCKGSGSQKIRVPLFGNISIACENCGGTGKIAERVCHTCRGKGKVKETKRFNIKITPIK from the coding sequence ATGCGTGATTATTATCAGACTTTAGGAATAAAAGAAAATGCCAGTCAAGAAGAAATTAAACGCGCGTTTCATCAATTAGCTTACAAGTATCATCCCGATCGACCGGGGGGCGATGAAGACAAGTTTAAGGAAATTAACGAGGCTTATCAGACTCTTAATGACCCTCAAAAAAGAGCCCAATATGATGCTATGCGTCGAGGCGGTTTTGACTTCAGTGGTACAAACGGCTACCAAGGAGAAGCTGCGCGTGGTTTTGGCGGGTTTAATGATTTTTCTGATTTTGGTTTTGATTTCAGCCAGTTTGGAAACTTTGGTTCCTTTTCTGGTAATCGCCAAGCAAGCGGAGAAGAGAAACTAAACATAGAGATCACTCCCAATGATATTACCCGTGGTATGGAAAGAGAGATGGCTTATGAAGATATTGTTGATTGTCCCACCTGCCATGGTTCTGGAGCTGAGCCCGGTTATGGTTTTAAAACCTGTCCAGTATGCAAAGGAAGCGGCTCGCAAAAAATTAGGGTACCCTTATTTGGGAATATTAGTATCGCTTGTGAAAATTGCGGAGGGACGGGAAAAATAGCTGAACGAGTATGTCATACTTGCAGGGGGAAGGGTAAGGTGAAGGAAACCAAACGGTTTAATATAAAAATCACTCCTATAAAATAA
- a CDS encoding replication-associated recombination protein A has protein sequence MAYEEKELESMPLAERMRPRDFKEFIGQEEVVGPNTLLRQSIENDTLQSVILWGPPGCGKTTLAKIIARNTRSYFQDFLPIAQGVADVREIVALAKKRYHFNGQKTILFVDEIHRFNRGQQDVFLPYVEDGSIILVGATTENPSFDIITPLQSRSIVVPLKPLDSLSMAKIIRGVLKDKERGLGKYNVAIKESALKNLVTFADGDARNALNLLEFIVINHAYPSSEKKLIIDNELLKTSLPKQIIRYDKKGDMHYDIISAFIKSMRDSNPDAAIYWLARMLAAGEDIRFIARRMIIFACEDIDHMDETAIIVANNVAQAVEYVGLPEARIILAHGVTYLASAQKDNASYMAIEAALKDVEDYGNLPVPLHLRNAVTKLMKNLGYHEGYKYPHEYEGHITDQGAKDLPEKLRGKTYFKRRAE, from the coding sequence ATGGCTTACGAGGAAAAGGAGCTAGAATCTATGCCTTTAGCTGAAAGGATGCGTCCTCGTGATTTCAAAGAGTTCATTGGTCAAGAAGAAGTGGTGGGACCGAATACTCTTCTAAGGCAATCGATAGAAAATGATACTCTACAATCAGTTATTCTTTGGGGTCCTCCGGGTTGCGGTAAGACTACTTTGGCCAAAATTATTGCTAGAAATACTCGTAGTTATTTTCAAGATTTTTTGCCTATAGCCCAAGGTGTGGCTGATGTTAGGGAAATTGTGGCGTTAGCCAAGAAACGCTATCATTTTAATGGTCAAAAAACTATTTTATTTGTAGACGAAATTCATCGTTTTAATAGAGGCCAACAAGATGTTTTTCTTCCTTATGTCGAAGACGGTTCTATTATTTTAGTAGGGGCAACCACTGAAAACCCTTCTTTTGATATTATTACCCCCTTGCAATCTCGTTCCATTGTAGTTCCTCTGAAACCTTTAGATAGCCTTTCCATGGCTAAAATTATCAGAGGAGTATTGAAAGATAAGGAAAGGGGCTTGGGGAAATATAATGTAGCGATTAAAGAGTCGGCATTGAAAAATTTAGTGACGTTTGCCGATGGTGATGCCAGGAATGCTCTTAATCTTTTGGAATTTATAGTCATCAACCATGCCTATCCTTCTTCAGAAAAGAAATTAATTATCGATAACGAGCTATTAAAAACCAGCCTGCCCAAGCAAATCATTCGCTACGACAAAAAGGGAGACATGCATTATGATATTATTTCGGCTTTTATTAAATCTATGCGCGATAGTAACCCCGATGCCGCCATCTATTGGTTGGCTCGTATGCTTGCTGCCGGGGAAGATATTCGTTTTATTGCCAGACGTATGATAATTTTTGCTTGTGAAGACATTGACCATATGGATGAAACAGCCATTATAGTAGCTAATAATGTGGCTCAGGCAGTGGAATATGTGGGTCTGCCCGAAGCCAGAATTATTTTAGCCCACGGAGTGACTTATTTAGCTTCAGCCCAAAAAGACAACGCTTCTTATATGGCCATAGAAGCCGCCCTAAAAGACGTTGAAGATTATGGCAATTTACCGGTACCCTTGCATTTACGCAATGCCGTTACTAAGCTAATGAAAAATTTGGGATATCATGAGGGTTATAAATATCCTCATGAATATGAAGGTCATATAACTGACCAGGGAGCAAAAGATTTACCGGAAAAATTGCGAGGCAAAACATATTTTAAACGTCGCGCAGAATAG